The Salvia splendens isolate huo1 chromosome 20, SspV2, whole genome shotgun sequence nucleotide sequence AAATTACATTAGTTAAATATCAAATACTTATTACATAGTTAATGTTATCtataattacattatttaaatagCTATCCCTACCTATTCGTTATGAAGTAAAGTAATCAATTAACGCAATTGATTAATGTTAAAATCATTTTCATACTCCTTTCGTTCCAAGGTAATTGAGacatattcctttttggattgtcctaAAGTAGttgaacattttttttatagtaaaaaCTTTATCATTTCTCATACTTTagtttctctttttctctcttaatttattcctttcttactttactttgttcactttaattttaatacatcaaattcttaaatctcgtgtccAAAAAATGTCTCAATTACCTTGGGACAAAGCGAGTAATTTTATGGTAGTAGTTTATAAAAGATGATTTTGTTGTAAAAAAAATCTTGTTGTAGTTCTATCGCTATAACGCTCGCTCTGGATACATCAGACCTCTCTCCAAGTTCCGATTCACATAGGTCCGCCGTGGCCCTGACCTCTCTCCCTTACCATAACGCACAGACCAGATCGAACCCCTACAGTCGCAGTCCGACCCCAATTTTTTATGATTAAGTTAGTGAGgctattttattaaagagtGTAACAAAACGAGATCAATTGAAATACTCACTATGTAGAACTTTTTTATTCTCGAGTTGTATTTAATACTAGTAAAATAAAACGAGAATACATTTTTCTAGAAAGTTGTAGTAGTAAAGTACTATTAGTGTTAATAATTTAAGGACATGTCGTATTTTTTTGAGAGAAGGAAAGTACTATTAGTGGTAATAATTTAAGGACATGTCGTCTAGTGTGAATCAAGACAGTAAAATTCCAAAAATTGAAGTGAAATATGAAGAGTCAGCAAGAGCCACCACAACCACAACCACCGCCACCGCATGCAGCTGCAAGCACCGCCGCCCACGGCCGCACACTTGAAAACCTGAAATCGCTAGTGCTGAAATGCGCCATCGCTTCATCTCCATCTAAATCGCTCTCCCTCGAACACACCACCTTGATCGAGAAGCGTTTTCAAGAATCAGTCCCCTCTATCCACACTCCTGATCACCCCACTTATCAATGGGTACTACTTTGCTTCCCCATTTTCTACAAATCTTGTTTCAACCATGCATTTTGATGATatttatgatgatgatgatgatgatgattatgatgttatgaattaattgcatgtacaatttttatgtttttttttggtaattgcAATGTAAAATTGGTGTAGATGATTGAGAATGCTATAAAGAAGTTGAAAGAGGATGGGGGGTGTTGTGATGAGGGGGGAATATGTAGGTTTATTTTGAAGGAACAAAAGGACTTGCCTTGGGCTCATGATACTTTCCTTAACCACCATTTGGATAGGCTTTCTACAAATGGCACCATTACTAAGAACTATGATGGTTGGTACTCCATTGCCCCCCCTAAGCCCAGCCCCGGGCAGAGGATTACTCGTACTACCAGCCTTCGCCCCGCTGCTAGTTCTAGTCCAACGTGTGCTTCTAGTGACACTTCCGACTCTAGCTGGAGTTCCGAACTCAAGAGGAGAGGAACGAACAAGTGTAATCGTGGGAAAAGGAGGCAATTGCATAAGCAGAATGCGAGGGGAAGTGTAACTCATCCCAAGTTGAAACGGGGTGGAGAACGTGCTTGTGTTCCGGGACATGGCAGGGGTAGGGGTCGGGGGAGTGATTATCCTTGCAAGGAGGGTGTGATGGAAGAAGCGTGCATTGGCCGAGTGGAAGGTGATTTACGCTTGGATGCTATGCCAATGGTCGATATAATATGTCTATCGACAGATGATGAGGAGACAGATCAAACGGAACAAGTCCCTCATGCACAAGAAAGTCAAGATCGTCTGAATCTTGCTATTCGGGAGGATCAAATCGTGCGAGTGGAAGGTGATGCGTGTATGGATGGTACGCCAACCGTAGAAATACTATGTCTATTGACAGATGGTGAGGAAACTGATCAAAGGATTCAGCCACTGGAACAGAATATGGGGGATGAGTGCTTTACTCGTGAAACTATTCCTTCATCACGCGGGAGCAAAAAAGTTAGGCAGCAGAGGAAAAACATCCAGTCAGGGCAGACTCggaggggaaggggaaggcctcGTAAAATAGAAACGCAGGATGTGAATTGGGTGGGACAAGAAGACGAAGACAGTATGGATGCGCTCATCGATGAAGTACAATATCAGCTTACAACACCAACAGAAATCGATGGAGCTGATGTAAATCTTCAGAGACAAGGAGATATGAACCAAGAAGACAACGGGGAACCAATAGATCGTGCTGAAACAAGGCCAAGACGTACTAGAAACAAGTCCATTAATGTTGCGGATGGATCTAAACCATCGAATGCTAGGCCTGCTCGGAGGAGGAAGAAAGTGAGTGCTCTTGTGTGAAGCATGTTACAGTAAGTTGCAACTATGAATTAGTACCTAGCTTCATTGCACATTTTGTTGGTGATGACAATGAAGATGACTGAAGTTGAAGCCACTCATACTTGGATCACTTTTGGCTATCTAGAGACTTGAGTATGTTTATATGATTATTATATCCATTTTGATGTTATAACAAATTACCAATGGAATTCATATAGTATTGTAATGAGGGCTTCTACTACTTTTACCTTTCTACTTCTTTTAGATGGCCAAAGGATTTCTTCACTAGAATCTACTTGTGCAAAAACCTGTTTAAAGAACCTTGATTTGGCAAAAGGTAAAATAAATGCAAGTTATGAAATGTATAACCACTTGATCAAATGCATTATTCCCTATATTAactaaaagtaattaaagtttcttttttatttgtttcttttgagAAGGAGTACTAATGTTTCATTGTtaaacattttctttttcttataatGAGAAAATACTTCTATTTACTCTTTACGAATCATTTCAAGTGATTTGTTTTTTAGGAACTTTGAACTTAaatcaaattataattttaaaaataaaattatacatcttcaaataatattttactaTATGTTTAAAAACGTGAAATTGTTTTTGATTTACGATCGATAAAGCTAAGTAAGTAGTCATCAAACTATGTGTCTCGAAATTCTGAATGATTGtaaattagtagtactagtagTTTAATGAGTACTTAAAACAAACAGTTgtaaattagtagtagtagtttaagggtgtccacaatggtggcccttgaaggccaccaaatATGACCCGGCCATCATTCGTGGCTCTCATGTGGCCCTCCGGCCTCCGCAATGGTAAagtaacaaaattaacaaaattaacgagggccaccaaatgtggccctctataaaaaaaattaatttgttttctttttttattgttatttttaatttaactatgttaaattttagtagactaataatttgggaaacaaacataatttaataaagttacgAATTAGAGTCAAATTTCCGTCGTACTATTGATAGGGGAAAATTGTACaacgaatttttttaaaaaacacaacataaaaaatgaaGGGATTGGAAGTATACAAAGAAGTGAAAAAAATGTAAATGGAAgttcatatttataaaaaaatttcgaaattaaaaaaaaaaaaaattggcggCCCAGCCACGAAACGCGGCCCGCTGCAGCGGAGGGCCGCGGCTCGCCCTCGGCTCTCGGCCCTGCGCCCCGCCTCTCGGCTCTCTGCAATGGGTGGCTGCGCACGGAGCCGCGGGCCGTGGCTCCCCATGGTGGACACTCtaatattaaaaacaaaacCACAATTTATTAGCtccaaaaaattgaataaaatgaaatcaaacatCTGTAAGAAACAGCTAAACCCAATCACATCTGTTTAAGACGATAAAAAATCTGCAATTTGGTTGAGTAGATCATCTGTCATATGACTCATATCATATCCATTTCATCGAAGACTGTATTCAAATTCGCCGCCGTTTCCATCTTCACGCAATCCACCGACGAAAAGGTAAAGCCCACCACTTGCCGCCAAACACACACGCACCCACACGGGTGTGTGCGTTTTTTCGGAGTGAATTTCACGCGCACGACATAGATAAGGCTCGCAATTCAAAGCATGATATTTTTACTTATTTAATTAGCTGAGTTTTGTCCTTTTCCACGGCCGAATGGACGCGGGGGAGGTTGTATATACATTGAATTTCTGGGCCATCTTCATTGACGCTTTCCTTTCACCAGCTCTAACCTAATTGGCTGTATTTAATCATTTTCCAATTCCCCAATCCTGggcttttttttatcaacttcACAAATTGGGGTGAATTTTATTGGTAATTGGTTGATTGATATCTCCATCTCTTTCACTCGCTCTAGTTGATTTCAGTTCACACCAAATTGGTGGAAATCGAGTGAGTATATTTTATATGGacctcaattttttattttattttatttttttgtgttgtAGATCTCAATTTCGACTGGTTGGgggcaaaaaaaatcaaatcttgaaTTAGTTTAACCGTGACATGTGTTTAATTGTATACTGTATAAATTAAAGAGCCATTATATTTTATATGGATCTCGAATTTTGGCATTTCTTGTGTAGTAGTAGATCTCAATTTCGGCTGGTTGGGgaaaaaatcaaatcttgaaTTAGTTTAACTATGACGTGTGTTTAATTGAAGGAAGTATAAATTAAAGAGCCCCCACCGCTCTGTAGCTGAGAAAGCATAAGTTTTCACATGGTTTATCTTATCTCTGATATTATATAATAAGGTATTCAAATATGCCCTTTCAATTGCATTTAATAACTGTATTTCGTAAGATGTCAACTCATTTTTATGTGTAGGTTGTATAAATAGAAGTATCCTACTTGAATGGAATTGTGATTGCCTGTGAATTTGAGCTGCCATTCTCCGGAAGGAAACCTCATTATCTCTCTTATTCTCCTTTTGGAAACTAATGATTCAGGTAAGTATGTGTGATTGCAGATCTGCTTTTTGTGTtccagaaattaaaaaaaattctggtAATTTTATCTTTCATGATTCAATCAATAGCCCGTTGTGTTATGATTAGGATCTTGCTTAATCATCTGAGAAAAGGGACTTTTTTCAATCTTTGTTTTTGTGGGTGTGTGATCCCCCCTTTGAAGTTTGGGGTTATTTTGAATTGCACAAATAGGGGAgcttgtttttttatgttttgatgtataattacattttatgaaaattatactcctattgTTCACTTCTTTGGAGTTGGATGTAGGGAATGCTGTATTGGCTGCAACTTAATATGATTATTTGTGATGTCCTTTGCAATGATTATGGCCTCTGTCTTCGCTCAAGAGCTCAACAGTATAAACTTGCTCTCTCATCTTCTTGAATTCTGCTGATAGTGTTAACTTTCTTCATGTCTAGGATTAATGAATGCAACCAACCTTATTAaactttaaattataaatttagtaTAAGAATTGTAGTCGATTTATTTTTTGGGTATTGTCACAACATCACTACAATTTCTGTTCATTTGATAAAGTTATTATTCTCCCATCTGAATTTCTCATGTATGTTATAGTAAGTGCCTGATGTTTCTTTTTGTCTTGTCAGAACATGCCTTTCAAGGACTTCTTCACCGAGTATGGTGAAGCGAATTTGTACGAAATCCAAGAGGTTGTTGGTAAGGGAAGTTATGGTGTTGTGGCTGCTGCAGTTGATACCCACACTGGAGAAAAGGTGGCTATAAAGAAGATAAATGACATTTTTGAGCATGTCTGTGAAGCTACTCGCATTCTCAGAGAGATCAAGCTCCTCAGGCTGCTTCGGCACCCGGACATTGTTGAGATTAAGCATATCATGTTGCCTCCTTGTCGGAGAGAATTCAAGGATATATATGTCGTGTTTGAGTTGATGGAAACAGATCTTCACCATGTTATCAAGACGAATGATGACCTTACTCCTGGGCATCATCAGTTCTTTTTGTATCAGTTGCTTCGAGCTTTAAAATATATCCATTCAGGTAAGCGTTTTATCTACTTAAGTTCCTTTAGTTCTTCTGTAGTTACTAAGAAAtccgttttttaaattttcgacaGCAAATGTTTTCCACCGGGATTTGAAGCCCAAAAACATCCTTGCTAACGCAGACTGCAAGTTGAAGATATGCGACTTTGGGTTAGCTCGTGCATCATTTGGTGATGCCCCATCTGCTGTTTTCTGGACTGTAAGTAATTATGTGTGATTTCATGGAGGTcacgattttttatttattagtaatattttaattttgttgaaatgtTGTTTATCTGAAGGATTATGTGGCTACCCGGTGGTATCGTGCTCCTGAACTTTGTGGTTCTTTCTTTTCCAAAGTAAGTTCCCTTGTCTGGAAATCACTTTGTGCTGTCTATGAAAATCTCTCTATAAAGTGATTGTGTAGACTAGTTGCTGAATTACAAGAAAGGATAATTCTTTGACAGCATACAAGATATTGAGATCCGTGTGTTTGATTTCCTTAATGTTGTTTTCCTATTACAGTATACCCCGGCTATTGATATCTGGAGCATAGGATGCATATTTGCAGAAATGATAACTGGAAAACCATTGTTTCCTGGGAAGAACGTTGTCCACCAGTTGGAACTCATAACCGATCTTCTTGGCACACCTTCTACTGAGGCCATCTCGAGGGTTTGTTCCTTCGTCATGACTGAACTTCTCTCTTTGCTTGAAAATCAAGGTAGACAAATTTAAATTGACAAAACTTATCATTTGACAAGTTGAATCCTTTTCTCACATATAGATTCGAAATGAGAAGGCCCGGAGATTTTTGAGTGGCATGAGAAGGAAAGCACCCATACCTCTGTCGCAAAGGTTCCCAGATGTTGATCCCCTGGCTCTTCGTTTACTTCAGCGTCTAATTGCATTTGATCCCAAAGATCGTCCATCTGCTGAAGAAGTAAGTATTGCTATAATAATTTTTCATTGTAAGGACGGATGTGTTTGCATTGGCATTGGTAAAAAAAACACCATATTTGTACAGGCATTGTCAGATCCATATTTTTACGGGCTGGCAAATGTGGAAGATGAACCGTCAACTCAACACATCTCAAAATTTGAGTTTGAATTTGAAAGAAGAAAGTTGACCAAAGAAGACGTGAGGGAACTGATCTACCGCGAGGTACGAGCATTACTAGTGAAGTGTGAATGATATTGTACTTGCGTTAGCTGTTACTTACGTTGTATCTTAATTAAGCAAACAGATCTTGGAGTATCATCCCCAGATGCTCCAGGAGTACCTCCGTGGCGTGGATCAGATTCACTTTATGTATCCAAGGTCGGGCTATTAAAAGGAATCTGTGTTAACTCTGGTTTGACACACGAGAATTCCAAGCGCTTTATCGTTCCTAATTAATTACCAGTCATATGTATCTAACTCGATTTTCTTTCTTCCTCCTGCAACGAGTCATTTCAAACGTTAAATGTTAGTATAAATTGATTTCTGTGTACGTATGTGAAGTATATGCTGAACTGTATGATTAGGAGATCACCGTGGTGGTTACGTTAATATTATCCTCTAAACTTAAGAGTATGATTTTTCAGTGGAGTCGATCAATTTAAGCAACAATTTTTCCGACTGGAAGGACAAGCCGGGAAAGCAGGCAGGCTGCCAATGAGGAGGCGCTACGCTTCCTTGCCCAGGTAAAGTGCCTTGCCTGGATATGGTGTCCATCATGTTTCGTTCATATCCTAACACCCTGATTTGATTTGGTGGCAGGGAACGCGTGTGTGGGCTCATTGACGATGAACCTGACCAAAGCGATTCCAGAAGCCGAGCAGTGGTGCCAGTTCCACGCCCCGCCCTAAGGAGTCCCAAGAATTCATTGGATATCAAAAGATCAGAAGCTCCAAACGCTAGCGCAAAAGCTAGGCCGACAAATGATCATAAGACATTGTGCTACAGCGCCCGTTGCTTGCTAAGAAGCGATAGCATCAGCGCTTCAAAATGTATCGGAGTGCAAGGAGAAGACTACCTATGAGGTTAGTATCTTGTTATATCACTTAACAACTATACATACATTCCTGATTTAAATCAGCCTTGATCTAAATCTTGTTTCTTTGATCAGGTGCATTCGCCTCCGGTCCCCTCCTTGTCAACGTAGGTTCGATTATCGAGCAAACCGGGCGTAGGTTTGATGGTGACAGCGTTTCTATTATGTAGAAAGTTGGTTGATGAGGATGGCAAGATTCTTAATTTATGGACGTTTTGTTATTGTTGTTACATCAACAAAGTGTGTGtatcattttaaatttgtttGGGTAATTTGCATTGTAACGATTGAACAATTCGTGTAGACATCTGACGATTGATGTCATGAAATAGATTTGCACTTGTTTTCATTTCTTTGGCTTCTAATCTTTATGCTTGAATTTTATGAATATAGTTTCTTTTTCTGTCTTTGATGGAAGAATTCTCTCGTTTACCGATGAATATCATAGATcgaaaaaataattatcaatAAATATCATGTATCGAGAACAAAATATTACTGCATTCATTTACGAAAATTAGTTTCATTTAatcaaataagaaaaataagtcTGTTTACAAAAattagtttcattttttatcaattaagaaaaaaatagataaattagGAGAGAAACTAAGGGAAATAGTGAATAAgttttcataattaaaaatgagattaattttgagaaattacgattttatatttttgttaatattCGCATATCTATTACTCCTATTAGACATAATCATCATTTTACAATTTACTAGtagatttttataatattttcgaTCGATtttgattttagatttttttttttgcaaaccACTTAACACTATCATGTGTTTGATAACtaagacaaggaaagaaaaattAGGAGTATCAAATTAATACTTGAATTCATGAACCATATCGCCCATTTTTTGTATAATTAACGCTGCAAAACCATTTTTCcctaaatattttaatgaaagaTCACTCATACTGATTTTTTAGAAACAATTGAAAAGTTTAAATCACGAATGGCGAAATTGGAAAATATAGTCGTGCTCTTTTtgcataaaaatattatttcaagGGCTCTTTAGgtattatttaaaatagtaGGGACTGGTTTTCAATTTTGGTagacatatatatttaataaattaatttgaacAGATTTCCCAATTTCTTTGCAATTACAGAAGCATTTATTCGCCAGCCATGGCTCTCATTTCTCAGTAGCCCTCCAGCTTCCCCAAAGTTAGCATCTTTCTTAAATTACGGTTGCGATGGCAATGGCAATGGCGCTTGtgattttattctttatttttttaatttaatttcacaatTTCAACTAATGGAAATTTGTATGTGCTCATTCTGCATGTCTTGCTTATCCTTGGCTTTATTTGTTTATCTCATGAAGTGTTGAATTCATTTTTcgcttttactttttttttctcacaaTCAGCTGTCTCAGTAGATATGTTCACAATTAGCAGCTTCTGTACTTAGTTTGAGCTTAATTCAATAgcaatttgtttttaatttgtgTTTAATTTATTCCATATAGGTTAAGTTTCCTTTCTGTTGCTATGATTCTATCTGAATGGCTCAATGGCTTTACAGGTTCAATGGCTGCATCATCTAGGCAGCTCTGTTTCAGTCTGTTATCCTTTTGTTTATGGCAGTGACACCATTGGCTTACAATTTGTGTACCATGGTATTTCCTACATTTTCCCTttagtttcaactttcaagcTGTATTTTTGCTTGAATACCAACACAGCATCTTCCTGTCTATGAGTAGTCGACTTCTTGTGCCAAAAGAATTCATTGCTCATGTTTTGTTGGAGTAGGAAATTAACTGAATTGCCTTGAACAAACCTCAATCGTTCCACCTTGTATATGGCATTGAAAGTACATCATACTTGCAAGATTCATTTTGATTCTTTATCAATTTTCACCTTGAGGGTTAACTACTTCGGTATCAATTTTCTCTAAAAACATTTAGTTGGCCTAGCTCATGATTTATAATAGGCTTTGAATACTTATAAAATTAAACTTTGTCTGATAGGGTTTCAGTGATAAATGCTTGCGGCATGCTGTGAATTTTGAAGCTGAGAGAGCTGGCAGGAGTATCTTTGGCAGATGTCTTAGGTTATTGGATTTAAACTTATACAACTCATGGTGCGATTTGTGATGGAATATGTTAAGAAGATACTTCGTTTCTATGCAGATTTAACAATTTTCTTGCACCGAATAATTTTACATCATGCTTTCGGTCAAAGCATAAGTTTCCTGAAAAGTTGTTGAAGGGTTTAGATGGCTTTGAAAAGGTATGTCTCAGAGTAGTGAAAGTTTCTTGCAAAGGTTGCATAACACATGGCTGGAGTTCTGGGTTAACATATTTGAGTGCAAAGTTGACTCTATTCCTTTCAAATGAACACATCTTTGTTTTGTTCCTTAATGCATGAATTACTCAACTAACTGACTTATTCTCTTCCCAACTGTTCTAGATTCCCCTTGATTTCTTAATGTAAACAGTGAACAAGTGATGAGAttctttttttgaatatttagcattatttttttattttagtagtgTCAATCTGGATGTCTATTTaacttattttgaaaatttgtttCTACTGTGCTGGAACTTCAATATGGtgttacaagttacaacttGTTTTTCTTCTAGGAATCAGTTTTCATTGGTTACAGTGGTCTTGATGGCTTAATTGGGAATAATATATCTAGAGAGAAGTTCAGAGAGAATTTTAAAGTTGGAAGTGCTGAATTTGATGCCACCTCGACATTCAAAAAATTCCCTTCCATTTCTTTGGGTTGCTTCCCAACTGTGGAATTGTATGATGGGCCTGCATACGATACTCAAGCCACAGGATCATTGGTGCCTCAAGTTCTTGAAGGATGCATTCCTAGTCATATTGATGCAAATTTGTTGGATCCAAATTTCATCTACCAAAACCTGGAAACGTTATATGCAGAGGTATCAAATATGAATAGGAATCAAATCGTGGAAGATGACTTCAACAAATCAACTGCAGACTCTCAGCCACTTCATTGCGAGACAGCAGTCACAGAACCCATAAACACTTCGCAATTGACTGTGGATGAACCCTGCAGCTTTGCTGGCTCTGAGACCCAGTTACCTGCTGCCTTGGTGGCAGAAATTCTTGATGAAAGCATTAATTGCATTGGGCTTAGCAAACGCCAGTGCAGTCAACTAGAAAATTGTGGTTTTTACACCGTGAGTTGTCCAGCGATTGTTACAGATACATAGTGTTTAAAATCAAAGCCTGATGCTTCTTTTATCTACCTGTAGTTGCGGAAACTGTTCCATCATTTTCCTAGGACCTACGTTGATTTACAGAATGCGGAGGTGGACATTGACGATGGTCAGTACATGATTTTTGTTGGGAAAATAATATCTTCTAGGTAAGCTTTATATAGTTCTGCGCATATGTATTTATATTGATACTGAAATGGTTCCTTTGAAGTTCTCCAAAGCATAGTGCTGAACATCTGACCTAAATTCTAACAGAGCAACCTTTTTCATGCAGGGGGATCCGAGCTAGTAGTTCATTCTCATATCTGGAGGTTGTTGTGGCTTCTGATGTTGCAGATGTTGGATCAAATGCTAATGGAACAGATGATGAAGTTGAAAGGAGCAAACGGACTATATATTTGCATTTAAAGAAATTTTTCCGTGGAGCTCGTTTTACATGCATGCCTTTCCTTAGAAGTATACAGGGAAAGCACAAGGAGGGCGATCTTGTTTGCGTTAGTGGCAAGGTCGAATGGTTTAAATGAGTAATATATGAATTTCAAATTGCTTCTTGTGCATAAAAACTTGTCCATAACATGTTGACT carries:
- the LOC121781725 gene encoding uncharacterized protein LOC121781725, translating into MKSQQEPPQPQPPPPHAAASTAAHGRTLENLKSLVLKCAIASSPSKSLSLEHTTLIEKRFQESVPSIHTPDHPTYQWMIENAIKKLKEDGGCCDEGGICRFILKEQKDLPWAHDTFLNHHLDRLSTNGTITKNYDGWYSIAPPKPSPGQRITRTTSLRPAASSSPTCASSDTSDSSWSSELKRRGTNKCNRGKRRQLHKQNARGSVTHPKLKRGGERACVPGHGRGRGRGSDYPCKEGVMEEACIGRVEGDLRLDAMPMVDIICLSTDDEETDQTEQVPHAQESQDRLNLAIREDQIVRVEGDACMDGTPTVEILCLLTDGEETDQRIQPLEQNMGDECFTRETIPSSRGSKKVRQQRKNIQSGQTRRGRGRPRKIETQDVNWVGQEDEDSMDALIDEVQYQLTTPTEIDGADVNLQRQGDMNQEDNGEPIDRAETRPRRTRNKSINVADGSKPSNARPARRRKKVSALV
- the LOC121782595 gene encoding mitogen-activated protein kinase 9-like isoform X2, which produces MPFKDFFTEYGEANLYEIQEVVGKGSYGVVAAAVDTHTGEKVAIKKINDIFEHVCEATRILREIKLLRLLRHPDIVEIKHIMLPPCRREFKDIYVVFELMETDLHHVIKTNDDLTPGHHQFFLYQLLRALKYIHSANVFHRDLKPKNILANADCKLKICDFGLARASFGDAPSAVFWTDYVATRWYRAPELCGSFFSKYTPAIDIWSIGCIFAEMITGKPLFPGKNVVHQLELITDLLGTPSTEAISRIRNEKARRFLSGMRRKAPIPLSQRFPDVDPLALRLLQRLIAFDPKDRPSAEEALSDPYFYGLANVEDEPSTQHISKFEFEFERRKLTKEDVRELIYREILEYHPQMLQEYLRGVDQIHFMYPSGVDQFKQQFFRLEGQAGKAGRLPMRRRYASLPRERVCGLIDDEPDQSDSRSRAVVPVPRPALRSPKNSLDIKRSEAPNASAKARPTNDHKTLCYSARCLLRSDSISASKCIGVQGEDYL
- the LOC121782595 gene encoding mitogen-activated protein kinase 9-like isoform X1, which gives rise to MIQNMPFKDFFTEYGEANLYEIQEVVGKGSYGVVAAAVDTHTGEKVAIKKINDIFEHVCEATRILREIKLLRLLRHPDIVEIKHIMLPPCRREFKDIYVVFELMETDLHHVIKTNDDLTPGHHQFFLYQLLRALKYIHSANVFHRDLKPKNILANADCKLKICDFGLARASFGDAPSAVFWTDYVATRWYRAPELCGSFFSKYTPAIDIWSIGCIFAEMITGKPLFPGKNVVHQLELITDLLGTPSTEAISRIRNEKARRFLSGMRRKAPIPLSQRFPDVDPLALRLLQRLIAFDPKDRPSAEEALSDPYFYGLANVEDEPSTQHISKFEFEFERRKLTKEDVRELIYREILEYHPQMLQEYLRGVDQIHFMYPSGVDQFKQQFFRLEGQAGKAGRLPMRRRYASLPRERVCGLIDDEPDQSDSRSRAVVPVPRPALRSPKNSLDIKRSEAPNASAKARPTNDHKTLCYSARCLLRSDSISASKCIGVQGEDYL